A region of Diospyros lotus cultivar Yz01 chromosome 3, ASM1463336v1, whole genome shotgun sequence DNA encodes the following proteins:
- the LOC127797661 gene encoding uncharacterized protein LOC127797661, protein MSSSQQQPGFYPNTATSTQAAAPPSHSDGSFGMVFIVLAIIVAVSALACFLGRFCSRRRHNPKDMQSHGSWPKEREGKQKQKQNQNQKPEKKQKFHGRDREGDIEFGFGNKGFPPPAKPFGKGQGNGFREGGNGELNGAHHQRPFAGEWEPKMPQY, encoded by the coding sequence ATGTCGTCTTCTCAACAACAGCCAGGTTTTTACCCAAACACTGCAACGTCCACGCAGGCTGCTGCTCCTCCATCTCACTCAGATGGGTCGTTTGGAATGGTTTTCATTGTCTTGGCAATCATAGTCGCCGTCTCCGCCCTGGCCTGCTTTTTGGGGCGGTTCTGTAGCCGGCGCCGCCACAACCCCAAGGACATGCAGAGCCATGGCTCGTGGCCCAAGGAAAGGGAGGGGAAACAAAAGCAGAAGCAGAACCAGAACCAGAAACCAGAGAAGAAACAGAAGTTTCATGGCAGGGACAGGGAAGGCGACATCGAGTTCGGCTTCGGGAATAAGGGCTTCCCGCCGCCGGCCAAGCCGTTTGGGAAAGGACAAGGCAACGGGTTCAGAGAAGGTGGGAATGGTGAACTTAACGGCGCTCATCATCAACGCCCGTTTGCCGGTGAATGGGAGCCGAAGATGCCTCAGTACTGA
- the LOC127797246 gene encoding glucan endo-1,3-beta-glucosidase, acidic isoform-like produces the protein METPCLFMSLTSLLCFFVLFPHSTATAPVGICYGRVADNLPPPSDAINLIVSNRITTVRLFNADPDTLRAFSGTGIALMIGVPNEALPSLANGTVESSLQWLQSNILADISANQIRYLAVGNEIFLKDPFYTAYVLPSMQNLYKALRALGLADTIKLSTALAASILSNSYPPSAGVFDPNLQPVMVQLLQFLQDTGSPLMVNVYPFFSYTSNPQYVSLDYALFRPTTTEYDQSLAYDNMFDATIDAFVYAMEREGFEGIPVVVSETGWPTAGSEAASPENALAYNGNVVRRGLNNVGTPKRPGVGVEVFLFDLFDENKKEGAEYEKHFGVFGVDGVKAYNLNFN, from the exons ATGGAAACTCCTTGCCTCTTTATGTCTCTCACCTCACTCCTCTGTTTCTTCGTCCTCTTTCCACACTCAACAG CTACTGCACCTGTTGGAATTTGCTATGGCCGCGTGGCCGACAACCTACCTCCACCTTCCGATGCAATCAACCTCATTGTATCAAACAGAATCACCACCGTTCGGCTCTTCAATGCCGATCCAGACACTCTCAGAGCATTCTCAGGCACCGGCATTGCTCTCATGATTGGAGTCCCCAACGAAGCCCTCCCTTCCCTTGCCAATGGCACAGTGGAGTCCTCACTCCAGTGGCTCCAATCCAACATTCTTGCCGACATCTCGGCCAACCAAATCCGGTACCTTGCAGTAGGGAATGAAATCTTCCTCAAAGACCCATTTTACACAGCCTATGTACTTCCTTCCATGCAGAATCTATACAAAGCTCTTCGAGCACTAGGCTTAGCTGACACAATCAAGCTATCTACTGCTCTTGCAGCCTCTATACTCTCCAATTCATACCCTCCATCTGCTGGAGTTTTTGATCCTAATCTCCAGCCTGTAATGGTTCAACTACTGCAGTTTCTACAGGATACTGGATCACCGTTAATGGTGAATGTCTATCCCTTTTTCAGCTACACAAGCAACCCACAGTATGTCTCACTGGATTATGCTCTATTCCGGCCTACAACCACCGAGTATGACCAAAGCTTGGCTTATGACAATATGTTTGATGCTACAATCGATGCATTTGTATATGCAATGGAGAGGGAAGGGTTTGAGGGGATTCCGGTGGTGGTGTCGGAAACAGGCTGGCCAACGGCAGGCAGTGAAGCAGCAAGTCCTGAGAATGCATTGGCTTATAATGGAAATGTTGTGAGACGAGGACTGAACAATGTGGGCACGCCAAAAAGGCCTGGGGTTGGAGTAGAAGTGTTCTTGTTTGATCTGTTTGATGAGAATAAGAAAGAGGGGGCAGAGTATGAGAAGCATTTTGGTGTCTTTGGAGTAGACGGAGTCAAGGCATATAACCTCAATTTCAACTAG